From one Triticum urartu cultivar G1812 chromosome 3, Tu2.1, whole genome shotgun sequence genomic stretch:
- the LOC125542256 gene encoding peptidyl-prolyl cis-trans isomerase CYP26-2, chloroplastic-like — MSHRILNTSKPTLPPAPPPQLIHHPPQQPTAPKLGRRAAAVAVAIAASPALLGAVSPSARAQEAAAAAASAPCIDELPITAKAFLDVSIGGEPAGRITVGLFGDAAPAGAARFLSLATGVGYRRKEFVKVVPGYVQHAGVVSYPVIPAVTDRLAAEMEAARAGCVGGGAMNAAGAVSIVVRDPSLPPPKPKLVARGGRLKIEEEQVGVVPNGTEFVIATRDSPELDASALVVGRVVAGMDVVGRIAAVATVKDNTGSAYFKVAKLIGDKRAVVAERGFNRPYTKILVTNCGVLEQQ, encoded by the exons atGTCGCATCGGATCCTCAACACCTCCAAGCCCACGctgccgccggcgccgccgcctcaGCTGATCCACCACCCGCCCCAGCAACCGACAGCACCGAAGCTCGGCCGCCGTGCCGCCGCGGTCGCGGTCGCCATCGCGGCCTCGCCGGCACTCCTCGGCGCCGTCTCCCCGTCCGCCCGGGCGCAGgaagcggcagcagcagcagcgtcGGCACCCTGCATCGACGAGCTGCCGATCACGGCCAAGGCGTTCCTGGACGTGTCCATCGGCGGCGAGCCGGCGGGCCGCATCACGGTGGGCCTGTTCGGCGACGCGGCGCCGGCCGGCGCGGCCCGGTTCCTGTCGCTCGCCACGGGCGTCGGGTACCGGCGCAAGGAGTTCGTGAAGGTGGTGCCGGGCTACGTGCAGCACGCCGGCGTGGTCTCCTACCCGGTCATCCCCGCGGTGACCGACCGGCTGGCCGCCGAGATGGAGGCCGCGCGCGCGGGGTGCGTTGGCGGCGGCGCGATGAACGCGGCGGGGGCGGTGTCGATCGTGGTGCGGGACCCGAGCCTGCCGCCGCCGAAGCCGAAGCTGGTGGCGCGGGGCGGGCGGCTGAAGATCGAGGAGGAGCAGGTGGGCGTGGTGCCCAACGGCACCGAGTTCGTGATCGCCACCAGGGACTCCCCCGAGCTGGACGCGTCGGCGCTGGTGGTGGGCCGCGTCGTCGCCGGCATGGACGTCGTCGGCAGGatcgccgccgtggccaccgtCAAGGACAACACCGGCTCGGCCTACTTCAA GGTGGCGAAGCTGATCGGGGACAAGAGAGCGGTGGTCGCAGAGCGAGGGTTCAACCGCCCCTACACCAAGATCCTAGTAACCAACTGTGGAGTCCTTGAGCAGCAGTAG